From a single Anaerolineales bacterium genomic region:
- a CDS encoding cupredoxin domain-containing protein: protein MNTLQILVFLSGFILTILIAWYFWFAPKAQTRAVVAASGAQEVAITVKGGYTPDVIVVQKGRPVRLTFTRQESSTCSEQVLLPDFNQHALLPEGEQVTMEFTPVKGGEYGFQCQMGMLRGKLIVE, encoded by the coding sequence ATGAATACATTGCAAATCTTGGTTTTCCTGTCGGGGTTCATACTTACTATTTTAATTGCCTGGTATTTCTGGTTCGCGCCAAAAGCACAAACCCGTGCAGTGGTGGCTGCTTCCGGTGCACAGGAGGTGGCGATCACGGTCAAAGGCGGATATACACCCGATGTGATCGTGGTACAGAAAGGACGCCCCGTGCGACTGACGTTCACGCGTCAGGAAAGCTCCACGTGTTCGGAACAGGTGCTGTTGCCCGACTTCAATCAACATGCGCTGTTACCCGAAGGCGAACAAGTAACAATGGAATTCACCCCCGTCAAGGGAGGTGAATATGGTTTCCAATGCCAGATGGGAATGTTGCGAGGCAAGTTGATTGTAGAATAA
- a CDS encoding DoxX family protein: MTTQTMPRGYQLADIPFTKTLFESKSFAWLWLIIRLYLGYQWIESGWGKIANPAWMQGGTALKGFWERALIIPDAPARPLIAFDWYRNFIQFMLDSGNYVWFAKLVTIGELLVGAALILGIFIGFSAFVGGFMNWNFMMAGTASVNPVFLILSVLLVLAWKTAGWIGLDRWLLVQVGTPWQPGLLFRRK; the protein is encoded by the coding sequence ATGACTACTCAAACCATGCCCAGGGGATATCAACTCGCAGATATCCCATTTACGAAGACCTTGTTCGAAAGCAAGTCGTTTGCCTGGCTCTGGCTCATCATCCGCCTCTATCTGGGATACCAGTGGATCGAATCCGGCTGGGGCAAGATCGCCAATCCCGCCTGGATGCAGGGCGGCACTGCGCTGAAAGGTTTTTGGGAGCGCGCTTTAATCATTCCCGATGCACCCGCCCGTCCGCTGATCGCCTTCGACTGGTATCGCAATTTCATCCAATTTATGCTGGACAGCGGCAATTACGTCTGGTTTGCCAAACTTGTTACTATTGGCGAACTTCTGGTGGGGGCAGCGTTAATCCTGGGCATCTTTATCGGGTTCTCCGCCTTCGTTGGCGGTTTCATGAATTGGAATTTCATGATGGCGGGGACCGCCTCTGTCAATCCTGTCTTCCTGATTCTTTCGGTTCTACTTGTTCTGGCGTGGAAGACCGCTGGCTGGATCGGTCTGGATCGTTGGCTATTGGTGCAAGTGGGCACGCCCTGGCAGCCTGGGTTGCTGTTCCGGCGCAAATGA
- a CDS encoding YHS domain-containing protein, whose protein sequence is MSFRDPVCGKRINRGKAHITIEFEGVNYFLCCPQCQAQFERSPKTYAKPELGEKARKVQHYPIKQYN, encoded by the coding sequence ATGTCATTCAGAGACCCCGTATGCGGTAAACGCATCAACCGCGGCAAAGCCCATATCACCATTGAGTTTGAAGGTGTGAACTACTTTCTGTGCTGTCCGCAGTGTCAGGCGCAGTTTGAACGTTCACCAAAGACCTATGCCAAACCCGAATTGGGCGAGAAGGCAAGGAAAGTCCAACACTATCCAATAAAACAATACAATTGA
- a CDS encoding heavy metal-associated domain-containing protein — translation MSDNCHVEPIQKPVLMNHVIQSASRILLSVSGMGCPNCATRVRNGLLLLDGVHDAEVLLNMRMAEVYFDEEKVSAEMLVQAVAGSGNDGRHHYQAQVIPS, via the coding sequence ATGAGCGATAACTGCCACGTTGAACCGATCCAAAAGCCCGTGCTGATGAACCATGTCATCCAGTCTGCCAGCCGAATCCTGCTCTCTGTTTCAGGGATGGGCTGTCCCAATTGTGCCACACGGGTACGCAATGGACTTTTACTACTGGACGGCGTCCATGACGCCGAAGTGCTGTTGAACATGCGAATGGCGGAGGTGTACTTCGATGAAGAGAAGGTCTCCGCCGAGATGCTTGTTCAGGCGGTGGCTGGGTCGGGGAACGACGGTCGTCACCATTATCAGGCTCAGGTGATTCCATCGTAA
- a CDS encoding PCYCGC motif-containing (lipo)protein, with amino-acid sequence MFSKTNKFLLISLIAVLLTTAISACSTQGNSSNLQMIPLDQMPAEVQSAPVTVQTAYQFNAANPDIMQDIPCYCGCGSIDHTSNYDCYVSDVDASGKIIFDNHALGCSICVDITQDVMRMLRDGKSPQDIRANIDATYSRYGPSTTP; translated from the coding sequence ATGTTTTCAAAGACAAACAAGTTCCTGCTCATCTCCCTTATTGCAGTCTTACTGACCACTGCAATTTCTGCCTGCTCGACGCAAGGCAATTCGAGCAACTTGCAGATGATACCGCTCGACCAAATGCCTGCGGAGGTACAGTCCGCGCCTGTGACTGTGCAGACGGCATACCAGTTCAACGCTGCCAACCCTGACATCATGCAGGATATTCCCTGCTACTGCGGCTGCGGGAGCATCGATCACACATCCAATTACGATTGCTATGTTTCGGATGTGGATGCCAGCGGGAAGATCATCTTCGACAACCACGCCCTCGGCTGCTCCATCTGCGTAGACATCACCCAGGATGTCATGCGCATGCTCAGGGATGGAAAGAGTCCGCAGGATATCAGGGCAAATATAGACGCGACCTATTCCAGGTACGGACCGTCCACCACTCCGTGA
- a CDS encoding cupredoxin domain-containing protein yields the protein MNPRFSLLLILTAGLAVAFPPLPVPTVAPQARTFQVDAGQFAYSPSKIFVNPGDTVTLELVSTDVVHGIYIDGYDISFEADPGQTQTLTFIADKPGSFRFRCNVTCGAMHPFMIGKLMVGTNDWLYRSVGLAALAVLGVTISRKQEV from the coding sequence ATGAATCCGCGTTTCTCACTTCTCCTCATTTTGACGGCTGGACTGGCAGTGGCGTTCCCACCTCTGCCTGTTCCAACCGTCGCCCCTCAAGCGCGGACCTTTCAGGTTGATGCGGGACAATTTGCTTATTCTCCCTCCAAAATCTTCGTCAATCCAGGCGACACCGTGACTCTCGAACTTGTCAGCACGGATGTGGTTCACGGCATCTACATCGACGGCTACGACATTTCCTTCGAAGCCGACCCAGGACAAACCCAAACGCTGACCTTTATCGCTGATAAACCCGGTTCCTTCCGCTTCCGATGCAATGTCACCTGCGGAGCCATGCATCCGTTCATGATCGGCAAGTTGATGGTCGGCACAAATGACTGGCTCTATCGTTCCGTCGGTTTGGCAGCATTGGCTGTGCTTGGTGTGACAATATCCAGAAAACAAGAAGTGTAG
- a CDS encoding 4Fe-4S binding protein: MTKIELTRIPFIKNAFKSRYPQLAVFIVMLIGYIFAILAGLIGTPVGSHNFSIVFVWIAWWAILILVAVPFFGRGWCAICPIPLPGEWLQRGAILTPPDKRPKWLNLRVPKMFRNIWLQNISFLLLALFSSVLLTTPNITGIILAAMLFTAIGLGAIFERRAFCRYLCPVGGFIGLYSQAAPIELRIKDKQVCVTCEGKPCYNGSSIGFGCPWDVFPGGLTKNTYCGLCMECIRTCPHDNIAVNLRPFSADLAKPSTRMDEAFKAFIMLGSAIIYAGVLLGPWGTFKDAAYNVGSSAWFMYAGIFLSIIFGILPGFFTLGLLGTKGNATLKHRFASLSITLIPLGLMFWVAFSLSFVLTNASYILASLSDPLGLGWNLFGTANTAWQPMLTSILAPAQALALVGGLIWSARTAQKAANEVKVSPIPVIVYCFIATSIMLWLLL, encoded by the coding sequence ATGACGAAGATCGAACTTACCCGTATCCCCTTTATAAAGAACGCCTTCAAAAGCCGGTACCCGCAATTGGCAGTCTTTATTGTGATGCTGATCGGATATATCTTTGCCATCCTTGCAGGACTCATCGGGACGCCTGTTGGGAGTCATAACTTTAGCATTGTCTTCGTATGGATTGCATGGTGGGCGATCCTGATCCTGGTCGCGGTTCCCTTTTTCGGACGTGGATGGTGCGCAATCTGCCCGATCCCGCTGCCAGGAGAATGGTTACAGCGGGGCGCAATCCTCACTCCGCCAGATAAACGACCGAAATGGCTCAACCTGCGCGTGCCAAAGATGTTCCGTAATATCTGGTTGCAAAATATTTCATTTCTTCTTCTTGCACTTTTCAGCAGCGTACTGCTTACAACCCCAAATATCACAGGCATCATACTCGCCGCCATGCTCTTTACCGCCATTGGACTGGGCGCCATCTTCGAACGCCGTGCCTTTTGCCGCTATCTCTGCCCTGTTGGTGGATTTATCGGTCTGTATTCCCAAGCCGCGCCCATCGAATTGCGCATCAAAGACAAGCAGGTCTGTGTCACTTGTGAAGGCAAGCCTTGTTATAACGGCTCATCAATAGGTTTTGGCTGTCCGTGGGATGTCTTCCCTGGCGGACTGACAAAGAATACCTACTGCGGGCTTTGCATGGAATGTATCCGCACCTGTCCGCATGATAACATCGCCGTCAACCTGCGTCCGTTCTCGGCTGATCTCGCCAAACCTTCCACGCGCATGGATGAAGCCTTCAAAGCCTTTATCATGCTTGGCTCGGCGATCATCTATGCGGGTGTGTTGCTTGGTCCGTGGGGCACATTCAAGGACGCAGCATATAACGTGGGTTCAAGTGCATGGTTCATGTACGCAGGTATTTTTCTCTCCATTATCTTTGGCATCCTGCCAGGCTTTTTTACCTTGGGACTCCTGGGAACAAAAGGCAACGCAACACTTAAACATAGATTTGCTTCGCTCTCAATCACCCTGATCCCATTGGGTTTGATGTTCTGGGTGGCGTTCAGCTTGTCCTTCGTTCTCACCAATGCTTCCTACATCCTTGCCTCACTCTCCGACCCGCTTGGTCTTGGCTGGAATTTGTTCGGTACGGCAAACACTGCATGGCAGCCCATGTTGACATCCATTCTTGCACCCGCGCAAGCACTTGCGCTGGTAGGCGGACTGATCTGGTCGGCACGCACCGCACAGAAAGCCGCAAATGAGGTGAAAGTCTCGCCCATCCCTGTCATCGTTTACTGTTTCATCGCCACCTCAATCATGCTCTGGTTATTGTTATGA